In the genome of Pempheris klunzingeri isolate RE-2024b chromosome 11, fPemKlu1.hap1, whole genome shotgun sequence, one region contains:
- the brpf3b gene encoding bromodomain and PHD finger-containing protein 3 isoform X2, with product MRKPRRKGQVAAGGGADVKKSNGTVGGRGAACQRSPSPYSLKASPSRETLTYAQAQKVVEVELDGRLHRISILEPLEVITEDEMMAQDISECNSNKENSEQSSPPTSSAQSVRKPVTPRGRRKDSKCPPVKSPPPSKNHCSNSHLQTPEKLSTSHHHHMTLPEPKFHVLETFRPLEAPPLPTAYYRYIERVADEQEAEAEYDMDDEDTAWLEMVNAGRTSEGYSAVSPDTFELLVDRLEEEAYREARSRAPSQNTIDDDAFCCVCLDDECLNSNVILFCDSCNLAVHQECYGVPYIPEGQWLCRCCLQSPQKPVDCVLCPNRGGAFKQTSDGRWAHVVCAIWIPEVCFANTVFLEPVEGVNNIPPARWKLTCYLCKQKGRGASIQCHKANCYTAFHVTCAQRAGLFMKIDPVRETNVNGTTFSVKKTAFCEAHSPPGQEAMSDEESEGRVVGSRGRASRGRSAYTEGPVTPKKGRKSEDGAKTDKKKGKKSTAQNTASPKVTVPQIPTSRLNVICKGILFQRKNQFMQRMHNYWLLKRQSRNGVPLVRRLHSNVQTQRNTEQPEVDEKVSAAREALRYWQKLRHDLEKARLLVELIRKREKLKREQVKVHQAALEMQLTPMLVLLRSTLEQLQEKDTAQIFAEPVNIKEVPDYLEFISQPMDFSTMLTKLENHAYRSVADLEADFNLMVSNCLLYNTKETVFHRAALRLRELGGAILRHAQRQATNTGLDLETGMLLPESPQKRDFYSCTWEDVDSVLDPDNRLHMTVEEQLKELLEKLDFVTSMRCSGARTRRIRLLRREINNLRYRQGQHPRHGLRNGYMKEEDEDEDDEEDDDDKDVKADNGVLSSDKDLKSTSPPTLERTGPAPPPRQGDAPLEPPTLRPITREPQSPGWACKRLKLDSDLSDNTTENINCTKAQERPVPPILHSDGQAVANGLPELSTPARPTTGGVGRRTSVLFKKAKNGAKLFRERDNPLPNGKGPQDDNTNNAPTAPNSTTTTPSSTPLSTPSKTPQKSPGPPILNEKWAPSRDVCSDSEPDKTANHTLESGLTNGFNKHKDDGSDSEYSPCPVLRKEISSPPKRSLGKPALSKVPFLDIINGDSDYTGNGSQTSEDESELEPLELVWAKCRGYPSYPALIIDPEMPEEGLLHNGVPIPVPPKDVLRLGEQRQEEINERLYLVLFFDNKRTWQWLPRNKVTPLGVDDTADKLRIMEGRKSSIRKSVQVAYDRAMIHQSRVSHSHGFVGSNYL from the exons ATGAGGAAGCCACGTCGAAAAGGCCAGGTGGCTGCTGGAGGTGGAGCCGATGTCAAGAAGTCCAATGGGACAGTTGGCGGGCGTGGGGCTGCCTGCCAGCGATCCCCATCCCCTTACAGCCTCAAAGCATCTCCAAGCAGAGAAACCCTCACGTATGCCCAGGCCCAGAAGGTGGTCGAGGTGGAACTGGATGGTAGGCTTCACCGAATCTCTATTTTGGAGCCCTTGGAGGTCATTACTGAAGATGAAATGATGGCTCAGGACATTAGTGAGTGTAACAGCAACAAGGAGAACAGTGAGCAGTCATCACCTCCCACCAGCAGTGCCCAATCAGTCCGCAAACCCGTCACACCCCGAGGCCGCAGGAAAGACTCCAAATGTCCTCCTGTGAAATCGCCACCACCTTCCAAGAACCACTGCTCAAATTCTCATTTACAGACACCTGAAAAGTTGAgcacatcacatcatcaccacatgaCCCTCCCTGAACCTAAGTTTCATGTGCTAGAAACCTTCAGGCCGCTTGAGGCGCCTCCACTGCCAACAGCATATTACCGCTACATTGAACGCGTAGCTGATGAGCAGGAAGCTGAGGCAGAATATGACATGGATGATGAAGACACTGCCTGGCTGGAGATGGTCAATGCTGGCCGGACGTCAGAGGGTTACTCTGCTGTCTCACCTGACACCTTTGAGCTGCTGGTTGAccggctggaggaggaggcgtACCGGGAAGCCCGCAGCCGGGCTCCCTCTCAGAACACTATTGACGATGATGCCTTCTGCTGCGTGTGCCTGGATGATGAGTGCCTCAATAGCAACGTCATCCTTTTCTGTGACTCCTGCAACCTGGCTGTGCACCAGGAGTGTTACGGAGTCCCCTACATCCCTGAGGGCCAGTGGCTGTGCCGCTGCTGCCTCCAGTCCCCTCAGAAACCTGTTGACTGTGTTCTGTGTCCGAACCGCGGTGGCGCCTTCAAGCAAACGAGCGATGGCCGCTGGGCGCATGTGGTGTGCGCCATTTGGATCCCTGAAGTCTGCTTTGCCAACACAGTTTTCCTAGAACCAGTGGAAGGGGTGAATAACATTCCCCCAGCACGCTGGAAACTGACCTGCTACCTGTGCAAGCAGAAGGGCCGTGGGGCATCTATTCAGTGCCACAAGGCCAACTGTTACACCGCATTTCATGTCACATGTGCTCAGCGTGCTGGCCTGTTTATGAAGATTGATCCCGTGCGAGAGACAAACGTCAACGGGACCACGTTCTCCGTTAAGAAGACCGCATTCTGTGAGGCACATTCGCCACCTGGACAAGAGGCCATGTCAGATGAGGAGAGTGAGGGAAGAGTGGtgggcagcagagggagggcGAGTAGAGGACGCAGTGCCTACACAGAGGGTCCTGTAACACCGAAAAAAGGCAGAAAGTCTGAAGATGGTGCCAAGACGGataaaaagaaagggaagaagagCACAGCACAAAACACTGCTTCACCAAAAGTGACAGTGCCTCAGATACCCACGAGCAG GCTGAATGTCATCTGCAAAGGAATCCTCTTTCAGAGGAAAAACCAGTTCATGCAGAGGATGCATAACTACTGGTTACTGAAGCGTCAGTCGAGGAACGGCGTGCCGCTGGTCCGGCGTTTGCACTCCAACGTCCAGACCCAAAGGAACACTGAACAG CCTGAGGTGGATGAGAAGGTTTCTGCTGCAAGAGAGGCCCTGAGATATTGGCAGAAGCTGCGTCATGACCTTGAAAAAGCCAGACTGCTGGTGGAGCTCATCCGCAAGAGGGAGAAACTCAAACGAGAACAG GTCAAAGTTCACCAAGCAGCTCTGGAGATGCAGCTGACCCCGATGTTGGTTCTGCTCCGCTCCACTCTGGAGCAACTCCAGGAGAAGGACACAGCTCAGATCTTTGCAGAGCCAGTTAACATCAAAGAG GTCCCAGACTACCTGGAGTTCATCAGCCAGCCCATGGACTTTTCCACTATGCTCACTAAGCTGGAGAATCACGCCTACCGCTCAGTGGCTGACTTGGAGGCTGACTTCAACCTGATGGTGTCCAACTGCCTCCTCTACAACACCAAGGAGACCGTCTTCCACCGGGCAGCGCTGCGTCTTCGAGAGTTGGGTGGAGCCATACTGCGCCACGCCCAGCGGCAGGCCACCAACACAGGCCTGGACCTGGAGACTGGCATGCTCCTCCCAGAGTCACCGCAGAAACGAGACTTTTACAGCTGCACCTGGGAGGATG TCGACAGCGTGCTGGATCCAGACAACCGGCTTCACATGAcggtggaggagcagctgaaggagctgtTGGAGAAGCTGGACTTTGTCACCTCCATGCGGTGCAGCGGCGCCCGCACTCGACGCATCCGCCTGCTTCGTCGCGAGATCAACAACCTCCGCTACAGACAGGGCCAACACCCCCGCCACGGCCTGCGCAACGGATACATGAAAGAAGAGgacgaggatgaggatgatgaggaagacGACGACGACAAAGACGTCAAGGCGGACAACGGCGTTTTGTCTTCGGACAAAG ACCTCAAATCTACTTCGCCCCCCACATTGGAACGTACCGGGCCGGCTCCTCCTCCACGACAGGGGGACGCACCTCTGGAGCCTCCCACCCTGCGGCCAATCACGAGGGAGCCCCAGTCCCCCGGCTGGGCCTGTAAACGCCTAAAGCTGGACAGCGACCTCTCGGACAACACCACAGAGAACATTAATTGCACTAAAGCACAGGAGCGGCCGGTGCCTCCCATTTTGCACAGTGACGGACAGGCGGTGGCCAACGGCCTGCCAGAGCTCAGCACCCCCGCACGGCCCACCACCGGGGGAGTTGGCCGACGAACCTCTGTATTGTTTAAGAAGGCAAAAAATGGAGCTAAgctgttcagagagagagacaatccTTTGCCGAACGGAAAGGGGCCGCAGGACGACAACACGAACAACGCCCCTACAGCCCCCAACTCCACAACCACTACCCCATCGTCCACACCCTTGTCCACTCCATCCAAGACCCCACAGAAAAGCCCAGGACCCCCCATCCTCAATGAAAAATGGGCCCCCAGTCGAGACGTGTGTTCAGACAGTGAGCCTGACAAGACAGCCAATCATACACTGGAAAGTG GACTGACGAACGGCTTCAACAAGCACAAAGACGACGGGTCCGACTCTGAATACAGCCCATGTCCAGTCCTCCGCAAAGAAAT CAGCTCGCCACCCAAACGAAGCCTCGGGAAACCGGCTCTTTCCAAAGTTCCCTTCCTGGATATCATCAACGGAGACTCGGATTACACTG GCAACGGCAGCCAAACGTCTGAGGATGAGTCGGAGCTGGAGCCTCTAGAACTGGTGTGGGCCAAGTGTCGGGGATATCCCTCCTATCCCGCCCTG ATCATCGACCCGGAGATGCCCGAAGAGGGTCTGCTGCACAATGGGGTGCCCATTCCTGTCCCACCCAAAGATGTCCTCCGTCTGGGGgagcagagacaggaggagatcaACGAGAGGCTCTACCTGGTGCTCTTCTTTGACAACAAGCGCACATG GCAGTGGCTCCCACGTAACAAGGTGACTCCCCTGGGCGTGGACGACACGGCGGACAAGCTGCGCATCATGGAGGGCCGCAAGTCCAGCATCCGCAAGTCTGTCCAGGTGGCGTACGACCGCGCCATGATCCACCAGAGCAGAGTCAGCCACAGCCACGGCTTTGTGGGCTCCAACTACCTGTAG
- the nr1h5 gene encoding nuclear receptor subfamily 1, group H, member 5 gives MREWTELEMSFSAGGFLSASDGYCSTEPLQYYDMLADPLGCPLQDPDLQLLPYSQQQYSPANLPFSLYGSPPSSTSSPSSSSSSSQPCHPPYHYSPHYMEPPCDPGPDPHCGGLVQGLGAVGLPLGRRTRMGAGGKSRGQDELCVVCGDKASGYHYNALTCEGCKGFFRRSVTKKAVYHCKSGGGCEMDMYMRRKCQDCRLRKCRAVGMLAECLLTEVQCQSKRLRKGGKGRGQEEEEAPDSRRVSSTSRLPAQALSASLTREQKYIVDRMVEAHRLYRAQDSSQCRVFEWPCAEEGEGLSDVVSPHLQRLLQFARTVPGFDLLDFSDQSSLLSVSSLEVLFLLSAQQFSHNPTSPSPALQLFSMSTHNFLRNFESKENIHSRTVVSSGGSEDLLGPVLNFFHSMATLRVTEAEYTLLTATALLCSDRASLQAASCVEKMQELILDLLSRVCGAQGGAARGGPQRFGHLLGRLTELRTLRHNYLLLTRQQPGL, from the exons ACATGCTGGCTGACCCTCTCGGCTGCCCCCTGCAGGACCCTGACCTCCAGCTGCTCCCGTACAGCCAACAACAGTACAGCCCCGCCAACCTGCCCTTCTCCCTCTATGGCTCCccgccctcctccacctcctctccttcctcctcctcttcctcctcgcaGCCCTGCCATCCTCCCTACCACTACAGCCCTCATTACATGGAGCCCCCCTGTGATCCCGGCCCCGATCCCCACTGCGGGGGCCTGGTTCAGGGGCTCGGGGCAGTGGGGCTTCCTCTGGGGCGGAGGACGCGGATGGGGGCGGGAGGGAAGAGCAGAGGTCAGGACGagctgtgtgtggtgtgtggagATAAAGCGTCGGGGTACCACTACAACGCTCTTACCTGCGAGGGATGCAAAG GTTTCTTCAGGCGCAGTGTGACTAAAAAGGCTGTGTATCACTGCAAGAGCGGCGGCGGCTGTGAGATGGACATGTACATGAGGAGGAAGTGCCAAGACTGCCGGCTGAGGAAGTGCCGTGCCGTGGGAATGCTGGCTGAGT gtCTCCTGACAGAGGTGCAGTGCCAGTCCAAACGACTAAGGAAAGGAGGTAaaggcagaggacaggaggaagaggaggcccCAGACAGCAGGAGGGTCAGCTCTACCAGCAGGCTGCCTGCACAG GCTTTGTCTGCCAGCCTGACCCGAGAGCAGAAGTACATCGTGGACAGGATGGTGGAGGCACATCGGCTCTACAGAGCGCAGGACAGCAGCCAGTGCAGG GTGTTTGAGTGGCCGTGCGCAGAAGAAGGGGAGGGCTTGTCTGATGTGGTGTCACCCCACCTGCAAAGACTGCTGCAGTTTGCCAGGACGGTTCCAG GTTTTGACCTCTTGGACTTTTCCGACCAGAGCTCCCTCTTGTCTGTCTCCTCGTTGGAGgtcctgttcctcctctcagcccaGCAGTTCTCCCACAACCCAACGAGCCCCAGTCCAG CTCTGCAGCTTTTCAGTATGTCAACACACAACTTTCTTAGAAATTTCGAGTCAAAGGAAAACATCCACAGCAGGACGGTGGTCAGCTCAG GAGGCAGTGAGGATCTCCTCGGCCCGGTGCTGAACTTCTTCCACAGCATGGCGACGCTGCGGGTGACGGAGGCCGAGTACACCCTGCTGACCgccacagctctgctctgctcag ACCGCGCGTCCCTGCAGGCAGCCAGCTGCGTTGAGAAAATGCAGGAACTGATCCTGGACCTGCTGTCCAGGGTGTGTGGGGCCCAGGGTGGAGCTGCGCGAGGGGGACCACAGCGGTTTGGCCACCTGCTGGGCAGACTGACGGAGCTACGGACCCTCCGTCACAACTACCTCCTCCTGACAAGACAGCAGCCCGGACTCTGA
- the brpf3b gene encoding bromodomain and PHD finger-containing protein 3 isoform X1 — protein sequence MRKPRRKGQVAAGGGADVKKSNGTVGGRGAACQRSPSPYSLKASPSRETLTYAQAQKVVEVELDGRLHRISILEPLEVITEDEMMAQDISECNSNKENSEQSSPPTSSAQSVRKPVTPRGRRKDSKCPPVKSPPPSKNHCSNSHLQTPEKLSTSHHHHMTLPEPKFHVLETFRPLEAPPLPTAYYRYIERVADEQEAEAEYDMDDEDTAWLEMVNAGRTSEGYSAVSPDTFELLVDRLEEEAYREARSRAPSQNTIDDDAFCCVCLDDECLNSNVILFCDSCNLAVHQECYGVPYIPEGQWLCRCCLQSPQKPVDCVLCPNRGGAFKQTSDGRWAHVVCAIWIPEVCFANTVFLEPVEGVNNIPPARWKLTCYLCKQKGRGASIQCHKANCYTAFHVTCAQRAGLFMKIDPVRETNVNGTTFSVKKTAFCEAHSPPGQEAMSDEESEGRVVGSRGRASRGRSAYTEGPVTPKKGRKSEDGAKTDKKKGKKSTAQNTASPKVTVPQIPTSRLNVICKGILFQRKNQFMQRMHNYWLLKRQSRNGVPLVRRLHSNVQTQRNTEQPEVDEKVSAAREALRYWQKLRHDLEKARLLVELIRKREKLKREQVKVHQAALEMQLTPMLVLLRSTLEQLQEKDTAQIFAEPVNIKEVPDYLEFISQPMDFSTMLTKLENHAYRSVADLEADFNLMVSNCLLYNTKETVFHRAALRLRELGGAILRHAQRQATNTGLDLETGMLLPESPQKRDFYSCTWEDVDSVLDPDNRLHMTVEEQLKELLEKLDFVTSMRCSGARTRRIRLLRREINNLRYRQGQHPRHGLRNGYMKEEDEDEDDEEDDDDKDVKADNGVLSSDKEDLKSTSPPTLERTGPAPPPRQGDAPLEPPTLRPITREPQSPGWACKRLKLDSDLSDNTTENINCTKAQERPVPPILHSDGQAVANGLPELSTPARPTTGGVGRRTSVLFKKAKNGAKLFRERDNPLPNGKGPQDDNTNNAPTAPNSTTTTPSSTPLSTPSKTPQKSPGPPILNEKWAPSRDVCSDSEPDKTANHTLESGLTNGFNKHKDDGSDSEYSPCPVLRKEISSPPKRSLGKPALSKVPFLDIINGDSDYTGNGSQTSEDESELEPLELVWAKCRGYPSYPALIIDPEMPEEGLLHNGVPIPVPPKDVLRLGEQRQEEINERLYLVLFFDNKRTWQWLPRNKVTPLGVDDTADKLRIMEGRKSSIRKSVQVAYDRAMIHQSRVSHSHGFVGSNYL from the exons ATGAGGAAGCCACGTCGAAAAGGCCAGGTGGCTGCTGGAGGTGGAGCCGATGTCAAGAAGTCCAATGGGACAGTTGGCGGGCGTGGGGCTGCCTGCCAGCGATCCCCATCCCCTTACAGCCTCAAAGCATCTCCAAGCAGAGAAACCCTCACGTATGCCCAGGCCCAGAAGGTGGTCGAGGTGGAACTGGATGGTAGGCTTCACCGAATCTCTATTTTGGAGCCCTTGGAGGTCATTACTGAAGATGAAATGATGGCTCAGGACATTAGTGAGTGTAACAGCAACAAGGAGAACAGTGAGCAGTCATCACCTCCCACCAGCAGTGCCCAATCAGTCCGCAAACCCGTCACACCCCGAGGCCGCAGGAAAGACTCCAAATGTCCTCCTGTGAAATCGCCACCACCTTCCAAGAACCACTGCTCAAATTCTCATTTACAGACACCTGAAAAGTTGAgcacatcacatcatcaccacatgaCCCTCCCTGAACCTAAGTTTCATGTGCTAGAAACCTTCAGGCCGCTTGAGGCGCCTCCACTGCCAACAGCATATTACCGCTACATTGAACGCGTAGCTGATGAGCAGGAAGCTGAGGCAGAATATGACATGGATGATGAAGACACTGCCTGGCTGGAGATGGTCAATGCTGGCCGGACGTCAGAGGGTTACTCTGCTGTCTCACCTGACACCTTTGAGCTGCTGGTTGAccggctggaggaggaggcgtACCGGGAAGCCCGCAGCCGGGCTCCCTCTCAGAACACTATTGACGATGATGCCTTCTGCTGCGTGTGCCTGGATGATGAGTGCCTCAATAGCAACGTCATCCTTTTCTGTGACTCCTGCAACCTGGCTGTGCACCAGGAGTGTTACGGAGTCCCCTACATCCCTGAGGGCCAGTGGCTGTGCCGCTGCTGCCTCCAGTCCCCTCAGAAACCTGTTGACTGTGTTCTGTGTCCGAACCGCGGTGGCGCCTTCAAGCAAACGAGCGATGGCCGCTGGGCGCATGTGGTGTGCGCCATTTGGATCCCTGAAGTCTGCTTTGCCAACACAGTTTTCCTAGAACCAGTGGAAGGGGTGAATAACATTCCCCCAGCACGCTGGAAACTGACCTGCTACCTGTGCAAGCAGAAGGGCCGTGGGGCATCTATTCAGTGCCACAAGGCCAACTGTTACACCGCATTTCATGTCACATGTGCTCAGCGTGCTGGCCTGTTTATGAAGATTGATCCCGTGCGAGAGACAAACGTCAACGGGACCACGTTCTCCGTTAAGAAGACCGCATTCTGTGAGGCACATTCGCCACCTGGACAAGAGGCCATGTCAGATGAGGAGAGTGAGGGAAGAGTGGtgggcagcagagggagggcGAGTAGAGGACGCAGTGCCTACACAGAGGGTCCTGTAACACCGAAAAAAGGCAGAAAGTCTGAAGATGGTGCCAAGACGGataaaaagaaagggaagaagagCACAGCACAAAACACTGCTTCACCAAAAGTGACAGTGCCTCAGATACCCACGAGCAG GCTGAATGTCATCTGCAAAGGAATCCTCTTTCAGAGGAAAAACCAGTTCATGCAGAGGATGCATAACTACTGGTTACTGAAGCGTCAGTCGAGGAACGGCGTGCCGCTGGTCCGGCGTTTGCACTCCAACGTCCAGACCCAAAGGAACACTGAACAG CCTGAGGTGGATGAGAAGGTTTCTGCTGCAAGAGAGGCCCTGAGATATTGGCAGAAGCTGCGTCATGACCTTGAAAAAGCCAGACTGCTGGTGGAGCTCATCCGCAAGAGGGAGAAACTCAAACGAGAACAG GTCAAAGTTCACCAAGCAGCTCTGGAGATGCAGCTGACCCCGATGTTGGTTCTGCTCCGCTCCACTCTGGAGCAACTCCAGGAGAAGGACACAGCTCAGATCTTTGCAGAGCCAGTTAACATCAAAGAG GTCCCAGACTACCTGGAGTTCATCAGCCAGCCCATGGACTTTTCCACTATGCTCACTAAGCTGGAGAATCACGCCTACCGCTCAGTGGCTGACTTGGAGGCTGACTTCAACCTGATGGTGTCCAACTGCCTCCTCTACAACACCAAGGAGACCGTCTTCCACCGGGCAGCGCTGCGTCTTCGAGAGTTGGGTGGAGCCATACTGCGCCACGCCCAGCGGCAGGCCACCAACACAGGCCTGGACCTGGAGACTGGCATGCTCCTCCCAGAGTCACCGCAGAAACGAGACTTTTACAGCTGCACCTGGGAGGATG TCGACAGCGTGCTGGATCCAGACAACCGGCTTCACATGAcggtggaggagcagctgaaggagctgtTGGAGAAGCTGGACTTTGTCACCTCCATGCGGTGCAGCGGCGCCCGCACTCGACGCATCCGCCTGCTTCGTCGCGAGATCAACAACCTCCGCTACAGACAGGGCCAACACCCCCGCCACGGCCTGCGCAACGGATACATGAAAGAAGAGgacgaggatgaggatgatgaggaagacGACGACGACAAAGACGTCAAGGCGGACAACGGCGTTTTGTCTTCGGACAAAG AAGACCTCAAATCTACTTCGCCCCCCACATTGGAACGTACCGGGCCGGCTCCTCCTCCACGACAGGGGGACGCACCTCTGGAGCCTCCCACCCTGCGGCCAATCACGAGGGAGCCCCAGTCCCCCGGCTGGGCCTGTAAACGCCTAAAGCTGGACAGCGACCTCTCGGACAACACCACAGAGAACATTAATTGCACTAAAGCACAGGAGCGGCCGGTGCCTCCCATTTTGCACAGTGACGGACAGGCGGTGGCCAACGGCCTGCCAGAGCTCAGCACCCCCGCACGGCCCACCACCGGGGGAGTTGGCCGACGAACCTCTGTATTGTTTAAGAAGGCAAAAAATGGAGCTAAgctgttcagagagagagacaatccTTTGCCGAACGGAAAGGGGCCGCAGGACGACAACACGAACAACGCCCCTACAGCCCCCAACTCCACAACCACTACCCCATCGTCCACACCCTTGTCCACTCCATCCAAGACCCCACAGAAAAGCCCAGGACCCCCCATCCTCAATGAAAAATGGGCCCCCAGTCGAGACGTGTGTTCAGACAGTGAGCCTGACAAGACAGCCAATCATACACTGGAAAGTG GACTGACGAACGGCTTCAACAAGCACAAAGACGACGGGTCCGACTCTGAATACAGCCCATGTCCAGTCCTCCGCAAAGAAAT CAGCTCGCCACCCAAACGAAGCCTCGGGAAACCGGCTCTTTCCAAAGTTCCCTTCCTGGATATCATCAACGGAGACTCGGATTACACTG GCAACGGCAGCCAAACGTCTGAGGATGAGTCGGAGCTGGAGCCTCTAGAACTGGTGTGGGCCAAGTGTCGGGGATATCCCTCCTATCCCGCCCTG ATCATCGACCCGGAGATGCCCGAAGAGGGTCTGCTGCACAATGGGGTGCCCATTCCTGTCCCACCCAAAGATGTCCTCCGTCTGGGGgagcagagacaggaggagatcaACGAGAGGCTCTACCTGGTGCTCTTCTTTGACAACAAGCGCACATG GCAGTGGCTCCCACGTAACAAGGTGACTCCCCTGGGCGTGGACGACACGGCGGACAAGCTGCGCATCATGGAGGGCCGCAAGTCCAGCATCCGCAAGTCTGTCCAGGTGGCGTACGACCGCGCCATGATCCACCAGAGCAGAGTCAGCCACAGCCACGGCTTTGTGGGCTCCAACTACCTGTAG